A genomic window from Quercus lobata isolate SW786 chromosome 10, ValleyOak3.0 Primary Assembly, whole genome shotgun sequence includes:
- the LOC115963853 gene encoding probable UDP-N-acetylglucosamine--peptide N-acetylglucosaminyltransferase SPINDLY: MSEPQEPQLRTAESLVEESSSKRPPKLVVLADLNDEPPEADDNDSLHVSPPDLSRLTNDESSQDKSTVMCKDSETMEGEVKRSNKSGKFRSRNSKADCSPDYGADADGDQQGQGVPSLREEKVSSLKTGLVHVARKMPKNAHAHFILGLMYQRLGQPQKAVSAYEKSEEILLRPEAEIDRPELLSLVQIHHAQCLILESSGDNNSDKELEPKELEEILSKLKESMQSDIRQAAVWNSLGLILLKTGRLQSAITVLSSLLAVSPDNYDCLGNLGIAYLQNGNLDLSEKCFQDLILKDQNHPAALINYAALLLCKHGSVVAGAGANAGEGAFTEQVTAVNVAKECLLAALKADPKAAHIWSNLANAYYMIGDHRSSGKCLEKAAKLEPNCMSTRYAVAVNRIKDAERSQDPSEQLSWAGNEMASIIRDGDSILIDLPVAWAGLAMVHKAQHEISAAFESKQNELMDLEDRAFNSLKQAIAEDPDDAVQWHQLGLHSLCTRQFKTSQKYLKAAVARFKECSCAWSNLGISLQLSEERSQAEEVYKRALTLALTGQAHAIFSNLGNLYRQQKQYERAKAMFTKSLELQPGYAPAFNNLGLVFVAEGRWEEAKYCFEKALQADPLLDAAKSNMIKAVSMSRLCEGLNSCLLRD, translated from the exons ATGTCCGAACCGCAGGAACCTCAACTCCGAACCGCAGAGAGCTTAGTCGAAGAAAGCTCCTCAAAACGACCTCCTAAGCTCGTCGTTTTAGCCGACCTCAACGACGAACCTCCTGAAGCCGACGACAACGACTCCCTCCACGTCTCACCTCCAGACCTCTCCag GTTGACTAATGATGAGAGCAGTCAGGATAAGAGTACAGTGATGTGTAAGGACAGCGAGACCATGGAAGGTGAAGTTAAACGGTCAAACAAATCGGGGAAATTCCGTTCTAGAAATAGTAAAGCGGACTGCTCTCCTGATTATGGAGCTGATGCTGATGGCGATCAGCAGGGTCAAGGAGTTCCTTCATTGCGTGAGGAGAAAGTTAGCAGTCTTAAAACT GGGTTAGTTCATGTTGCAAGGAAGATGCCCAAAAATGCTCATGCTCATTTTATACTTGGCCTAATGTACCAAAGGTTGGGTCAACCTCAGAAG GCAGTTTCGGCATATGAGAAGTCAGAAGAGATCTTACTCCGCCCTGAGGCAGAGATTGACAGGCCAGAGTTGCTTTCATTGGTTCAAATTCACCATGCACAG TGTCTTATACTAGAAAGTTCGGGGGATAATAATTCAGATAAAGAACTTGAACCCAAAGAGCTTGAGGAGATTCTTTCTAAATTGAAGGAGTCAATGCAGTCAGATATCAGGCAGGCAGCTGTGTGGAACTCCCTAGGCTTGATACTTCTTAAAACTGGTCGTCTGCAG AGTGCTATTACGGTTCTATCATCATTGTTGGCTGTTTCCCCTGACAACTATGATTGCCTTGGAAACCTTGGGATTGCTTACCTTCAAAA TGGAAATTTGGATCTATCTGAAAAATGTTTCCAGGATTTGATTCTAAAGGATCAAAATCATCCTGCTGCCTTGATCAACTATGCTGCCCTTCTTTTATGTAAACATGGCTCGGTTGTAGCAG GTGCTGGGGCAAATGCTGGTGAAGGTGCTTTCACAGAGCAGGTTACAGCTGTCAATGTTGCAAAGGAATGTTTGCTAGCAGCTTTAAAAGCAGATCCAAAAGCAGCACATATATGGTCGAATCTTGCTAATGCATATTATATGATTGGGGATCATAGGAGTTCTGGCAAGTGCTTGGAGAAG GCAGCAAAATTGGAGCCCAATTGTATGTCTACCCGATATGCTGTTGCGGTTAACCGAATCAAGGATGCAGAAAGGTCTCAAGATCCTAGTGAACAGCTTTCTTGGGCTGGAAATGAAATGGCTTCAATTATAAGAGATGGGGATTCTATTCTGATTGATCTTCCCGTGGCATGGGCGGGGCTAGCCATGGTTCACAAAGCACAACATGAGATTTCTGCTGCATTTGAATCTAAGCAAAATGAGTTGATGGATTTGGAAGATCGGGCATTTAACAGCTTAAAGCAG GCAATCGCAGAGGATCCAGATGATGCTGTCCAGTGGCATCAGCTTGGCCTTCATAGCCTCTGCACTCGACAATTCAAAACATCACAGAAGTACCTGAAAGCGGCAGTAGCACGTTTTAAAGAGTGCAGTTGTGCATGGTCAAATCTTG GTATCTCACTGCAACTATCAGAGGAGCGATcacaagctgaagaagtgtaCAAGCGGGCCTTGACATTGGCGTTAACTGGACAAGCACATGCTATATTTTCCAACCTTGGAAATCTTTACCGCCAGCAAAAACAATATGAGCGTGCAAAAGCAATGTTTACAAAGTCACTTGAACTTCAACCTGGCTATGCTCCTGCATTCAACAATCTGGGACTTGTATTTGTTGCTGAGGGTCGTTGGGAGGAAGCAAAGTATTGTTTTGAAAAAGCCCTCCAAGCAGACCCATTGCTAGATGCAGCCAAGTCCAACATGATTAAAGCTGTGTCCATGTCTAGATTGTGTGAAGGTTTGAACTCATGTCTTCTGCGGGACTAA